One Physeter macrocephalus isolate SW-GA unplaced genomic scaffold, ASM283717v5 random_471, whole genome shotgun sequence DNA segment encodes these proteins:
- the KRT71 gene encoding LOW QUALITY PROTEIN: keratin, type II cytoskeletal 71 (The sequence of the model RefSeq protein was modified relative to this genomic sequence to represent the inferred CDS: substituted 2 bases at 2 genomic stop codons), protein MSRQLNIKSGGDEGGFSGHSAVGLRKAVGSAASYRAAGKGAGAGFGSXSLYILGGNRCISLSVAGNSVQTGGYSFGLGSGYGGGRASGFAGSMFDSVALGPLCPSTYPPGGIHQVTVNKSLLAPLNVELDPEIQKVRAQEWEKIKALNNKFASLIDKVWFLEQQNQVLGTKXELLQQLDLNDCKSNLEAILEGCTSHLRKQLETLSGDRVRLDSDLRSVRDVLEDHRKRYEEEINRRTAAENEFVLLKKDVDAAYANKVELQAKVDSMDQEIKFFKCLYEAEIAQIQSHISDMSVILSMDNNCHPNLDGIFDEVCAQYEEIALQRKAEAEALDQTKFQEQQLAAGQHGDDLKNTKNEISELTRLIQRLRSEIENVKKQASNLETAIADAEQRGGDALKDARAELDELEAALHQSIAELARMMREYQGLMSLKLALDMEIATYRKLPESEECQMSGEFPSPVSISVISSTSGSSGYGFWPNSVSGGYVVKGSSCIPGVCDIHGREGQNQSSTTDYKDALGKVSSPSAPSKKASPRRPSAALNQEVNTTIQPMWVEEGKQIKTQKQVLLPRLTRFQEEINLRVNVEEGSVLP, encoded by the exons ATGAGCCGGCAACTGAACATCAAGTCTGGTGGTGACGAGGGTGGCTTCAGTGGGCACTCGGCAGTGGGGCTGAGGAAGGCTGTGGGCAGTGCGGCTTCTTACCGTGCAGCTGGCAAAGGAGCTGGGGCTGGCTTTGGCAGCTGAAGCCTCTACATTCTCGGAGGGAATAGGTGTATTTCCCTCAGTGTGGCTGGTAACAGTGTTCAGACTGGAGGTTACAGCTTTGGGCTTGGCTCTGGGTATGGAGGGGGCCGGGCCAGTGGTTTTGCCGGCAGCATGTTTGACAGTGTGGCCCTGGGGCCCTTGTGCCCATCCACGTACCCACCTGGAGGCATCCACCAGGTCACTGTCAACAAGAGCCTCCTGGCCCCCCTCAATGTGGAGCTGGACCCCGAGATCCAGAAGGTGCGGGCCCAGGAGTGGGAGAAGATCAAGGCGCTGAACAACAAGTTTGCCTCCTTGATCGACAAG GTGTGGTTCCTGGAGCAGCAGAACCAGGTGCTGGGGACCAAGTGAGAGCTGCTGCAGCAGCTGGACCTGAACGACTGTAAGAGCAACCTGGAGGCCATCCTCGAGGGCTGCACCAGCCACCTGCGCAAGCAGCTGGAGACGCTGTCCGGGGACCGGGTGAGGCTGGACTCGGACCTGAGAAGCGTGCGGGACGTGTTGGAGGACCACAGGAAGAG GTATGAGGAAGAAATCAACAGGCGGACAGCGGCAGAGAATGAGTTTGTGCTGCTCAAAAAG GACGTGGACGCAGCTTATGCCAATAAGGTGGAGCTGCAGGCCAAGGTGGACTCCATGGACCAGGAGATCAAGTTCTTCAAGTGTCTCTATGAAGCC GAGATCGCTCAGATCCAGTCCCACATCAGCGACATGTCTGTCATCCTGTCCATGGACAACAACTGCCACCCGAACCTGGACGGCATCTTTGATGAGGTCTGCGCCCAGTACGAGGAGATCGCCCTGCAGAGGAAGGCCGAGGCCGAGGCGCTAGACCAGACCAAG TTCCAGGAACAGCAGCTGGCAGCTGGCCAGCATGGGGACGACCTC aaaaacaccaagaaTGAGATCTCAGAGCTCACCCGGCTCATCCAGAGGCTCCGCTCAGAGATTGAGAATGTGAAGAAGCAA GCTTCCAACCTGGAGACGGCCATCGCCGATGCTGAGCAGCGTGGGGGCGACGCCCTGAAGGATGCCCGGGCCGAGCTGGATGAGCTGGAGGCCGCCCTGCACCAGTCCATAGCGGAGCTGGCCAGGATGATGCGTGAGTACCAGGGACTCATGAGCCTGAAGCTAGCCCTGGACATGGAGATCGCCACCTACCGCAAGCTGCCGGAGAGCGAGGAGTGCCA GATGTCAGGAGAATTTCCCTCCCCTGTCAGCATCT ccGTCATTAGCAGCACCAGCGGCAGCAGTGGCTATGGCTTCTGGCCCAACTCGGTCAGCGGAGGCTATGTGGTCAAAGGCAGCAGCTGCATCCCCGGAGTGTGCGACATCCACGGCAGGGAGGGCCAGAACCAGAGCAGCACCACCGACTACAAGGATGCCCTGGGGAAGGTCTCCAGCCCGAGTGCCCCCTCCAAGAAAGCCAGTCC GAGGCGACCATCGGCTGCCCTCAACCAGGAAGTCAACACCACCATTCAGCCGATGTGGGTAGAGGAGGGCAAGCAGATCAAGACTCAGAAGCAAGTTTTGCTTCCCCGGTTGACAAG GTTCCAGGAAGAGATCAACCTCAGGGTCAATGTGGAAGAGGGCTCGGTGCTGCCCTGA